In Limanda limanda chromosome 21, fLimLim1.1, whole genome shotgun sequence, a genomic segment contains:
- the timm23a gene encoding mitochondrial import inner membrane translocase subunit Tim23, which yields MDNNPSGPGGSKGGLGGLFGGGAPEYSNTELAGVPLTGMSPLSPYLNVDPRFLVQDTDEFILPTGANKTRGRFELAFFTIGGSCITGAAFGTVNGFRMGLKETRDMAWSKPRNVQILNMVTRQGASWANSLGSVALLYSVFGVAIEKARGAEDDVNTVAAGTLTGMLFKSGSGLKAVARGGLAGLALSSAYALYNNWDRITGSPTSSRLY from the exons ATGGACAACAACCCGTCCGGACCCGGGGGGTCGAAGGGAGGCCTCGGGGGTCTCTTCGGTGGGGGGGCCCCTGAGTACTCCAACACGGAGCTCGCCGGTGTCCCGT TGACGGGGATGAGCCCTCTGTCCCCGTACCTCAATGTCGACCCTCGTTTCCTGGTTCAG GACACAGATGAGTTCATTCTTCCCACGGGCGCCAATAAAACCAGAGGAAGGTTTGAACTGGCTTTCTTCACCATCGGAGGCTCCTGCATAACCG GAGCAGCATTCGGAACTGTGAACGGTTTCAGGATGGGCCTGAAGGAGACCAGAGACATGGCCTGGTCCAAACCTCGTAATGTGCA GATCCTGAACATGGTGACCAGGCAGGGGGCTTCATGGGCCAACTCGCTCGGCTCTGTTG CGTTGTTGTACAGTGTGTTTGGCGTGGCGATAGAGAAAGCCAGGGGAGCAGAAGATGACGTCAACACAGTGGCTGCTGGGACGTTAACTGGAATGCTCTTTAAATCAGGAA GTGGATTAAAGGCTGTCGCCCGTGGAGGCCTGGCGGGTTTGGCCTTATCTAGTGCCTACGCTCTCTACAACAACTGGGACCGCATCACCGGATCCCCCACATCCTCCAGGCTGTACTAA